The region CAACAACAGCAAGAACTACCATACCTATTATGATAGCTGGAAACAAAGTTGAAGGATCCATTAACTGACCTCCTTTAAGTTTATATTATAGAATTATATAACTAATATTAACTGGAGGAAATTATGATACCTGAAGATATACTGCAGATATTAGCCTGTCCTGTATGTAAAAAGGATCTCATATATACGGAGAACTCTTTTGTATGTACAGAATGTAAACTTGAGTATCCTATTATAGACGATATTCCTGTTTTCCTTATAGAAGAGGCGAAAAAGTTAACCGATGAAGATATTAAAAAGATGATAGAAAAGGAAAGATGAAAGATTATATACTCACATTTATAAAAGCTTTTTTATCCATAACTGTTCTTTTCCTCCCAATATATCTGATCCAGACTTCAGGTGAGGAGTACAGTTACACGATAAAAAAGGTTAACCCCGATGAATTCCGTTTAGAGATAGGGAGAGAAGGCGGAACTTTAAAGAGGGCTCTTTCAGGAGATGCAAAGACATTCAATCCTGTTATGGCTCAGGAAACATCATCAACAGCTGTAATAGGAGTTCTTTTCAACGGCCTTACAAAAACAGACCTTAAGACCCTACTGCCTGAGCCTGATCTTGCAGAGAGATGGGAAAGGGATAAATCCGGAAAGGTGTGGAGATTCTACCTTAGAAAAGATGCAAGATGGTTTGACGGAAAGCCTGTAACTGCTGATGATGTT is a window of Persephonella marina EX-H1 DNA encoding:
- a CDS encoding Trm112 family protein: MIPEDILQILACPVCKKDLIYTENSFVCTECKLEYPIIDDIPVFLIEEAKKLTDEDIKKMIEKER